TTTGTATttagagaaattgaatttttgacttattaaacattttttatatataaaaaaatttattgtacATACTAATTAGACAAGTTATCAAATTTTATGTGTTATAAATCCTAAACATTCCATTGAAAGTTTgccaatatatatttttttaaaaaaaaattctatttatAGCAGCTATAAACTTGAGATTGTAccaatttaaatctcaaacttttgtaaatatatctacttaaatacaaaatatttttacatGCATCTATTAATAATTTAGGAATAATATGTAACTTatcaaaaaaaattgaattaaaatattatttaaaaaaatgtggatATATATCCCTTTTTATCATACATATACATAGCCCGACAATAAAGGTGTCGTGATCACCTTTACCTCTCTCAAATATGAAGTAAAGTTGAATCATCCCACAATTTTTGCATATCCCACATTTGTTACAAAGTGTTGAAATCCCAAAATCAAAaggattaataaaaaaaaaattcccaaaaattaattatccTAAAACGCCTAGGAAAGAAATATGGTTTTTTGGGAAGAATGAAGTggtagttttttgttttaaaatttgtggGCGGCGAGCTTTGCTAGTACTCCGACGGCGAGGGAATTGGTGTAGGTGACCGGCTCGGTCATGGGCGAGTCCCAACGCTTGTCGACGAAGTTGTCGGTGCGGTCGGGGCCGCCGAGAATGGCGCCGGTCAGCTCGTTGGGATTGGGTGTGTTCTTGTTGAACCAGTCCACGAAACTCATTGGGCAGCTTACTACCACGTCCGGCGCCAGAACCGGCACCGACGCCCCACGGTGGTGGGCCTGTGTCGGCGGGTTGTTTCCGAATCCAACCATGTATGATCTTCCCAGTGGGTTTATTCCCAACACGTAATCCATCTGCATATTTCAACTCATTGTTTGAATCATTagttttattcaaattcaagtttcgaaatataacaaaagaaaaaaaaatgttggttaGTTATTGAGGTctgttgggtttttattttgttatctgtTTTCTTAATAACAGAAAtttaaaagggttttttttttccgaagtaaaattgtaatgggacaaaaatgtcaatattcgaaaaattaaaaggaacgTGAGGATTTTCTATAGCGTTTGTGGAGGGAAGAAGATTTTGATCTTTAATGTTTGTGAACAAAAATAAGGAAAACAGTACATCCCGACTATATTTATTTTCGTGCCTTCtatcaaattatttaatcataatttattatatgataaattcTTCGTACTTCttacttttaaatatttcaataaaaaataaatggtaAAGTCGTCTTAAATTGGAacgttaaaaaatatattttttttaaaaggtcaTTTTTTCTAAAGTAAATAATTTCTTGTGATTAATTGTCttcaaaaaattttcaattaatttttctagGAGATTGAATTTAAAagctaaagaaaaagaattttttaaataaatattgaaaaaatgttatgttaggtttattttttaaaaaagacactttaattaggattttttaggggaaaaactagaaaaaagaaccagaaaactaaaaacgaaacgatgaaactttttttatttataaaaatttctcaaaaataaaaaaaatatatagttttatatttttagaattagACTAGTGAATTCATCGTTTCTCTAATATAGGTGAACTAATATAGAAATTTAGGAGTAAACaagaatatatttcaaaaactaaaaacgacaatttttttcttaatttagaaACAGAAACGTTATCAAAGAATTAAATACctgttttttagcaaaggccATGAGCTGGGTTGAGTCAAACTGCACGGTGGCGCATTGAACAGTTTGCTTATAAGTTGCAAGGAGGTCGCTATAAGCACTGAACAAGAAAGCTGTTCCAGTAACATACTGTGTGTTGGCTCCATCCCTCATGTGAACCATTCCACCTAAACACAATttcattcatttaattaaaacgCTTAACAAAACAAATCAtccataatttaattaactGATCTCATATGAAcatataactaaaaaaaatagagaaccTGGAGATATATAAATTTGGTGGTAAGGACTGTTTGGAAGATTGGAGCAAATATAACTATCTGCCTGATTCTTGTACATCTGTAATTCCTTCTCTCCTTCGAAATAGAACTGCCATTTTAAAACagaaatatcatttatatcCAATAATTGCAATAACTATataacaactttttaaataattgcATCGATCAATGATAATATTTTAGATCTGATTATtatataaatcattttaattttatttaaaaaagtatGGTTTAAATTTGAGCGGAAGGGAACCTTGGAAAGAAGAATTTGAGCACCAGCATATTTGAGATCCCAGCTGAATTCCGCTACACTCGCACTAATGGACTCTTCTTGAATGTACTTCAAATAAACTGGTTTCCTTGTTGCAATGTATAGCCACGTGGCAGCCCACAACAGCTCGTCCTATGTAATTTTACCGTTAATTATGGTTAgaaaaactctaaaaaaaaaaatagaaattattcAAACAGGTAACCACGAGCCTTTCAATCCATTGTGAGAtctcatttaataattttttctaaaagagAAAATTACATTGAAGCCAGAGTAAGAGCAATAGAAGGGGCACTCTCCATCATAGGTTCCTTTGTGGTTTTTAGCAAATTGAAAAAGCTGCAAAATAGaactatataaaaattaaaaaccttttaattaattaattatgtgttatgaaatatagaatttaatttaGAGATTAGTTATGTAAAAGTTAATAATTATATACCAATTTGGCTTTGTTGAGAAGCCGACGAGCATATGTACGATTGCAGCTTCTAAAGACCATGGAAGAAGAAGCCATGGCAGCTGAAGTTTCAGCTGCAATTTCTGTACCAGGTGTATTCGAATCAATTTGCAGAACAGTCCTTGGGGTCCTCATATTTTCTGGCCTAACCCAACATTCATGATCCTTTACTGGATCTCCTACCTTCAATaacattataattaaatcattttttagattcaaattaaataatatatatattttttaacatttaaaaagtCAATTCAAATCGTATTTACTTCAACGTAGAGACGGTTACGACGAGAAGCAGCCTTAAGGAAATAATCAGTTCCCCATTGGATTGCAGCTTTGGTATTCTCCATTTCCCCAGCGGCTTCCAGCTCTGCCGGGTAAGTCAAGGCTGCCCATGCCAGAGTTGTTACGGTGAAAGCCATCGGAAGTCCGTACTTCACGTTGTCTCCTGCATCGTAATATCCTCCCACCAGGTCAACCTGCAATCAATAGGAGGTTtggtttgataattatttagtttagttttaataaaaagaGCTTTAAGCCATGTAAATTCAAAGAAGAATTAGAGAGCGAGAGAGGAGGATCGAACATTGGCAAGTTTTCCATCGTCGAGAGCGGAGTCACCTCTCCAAGCGGGGCGGTGATTAGGGGGGAGCTTGCCGGAGCGTTGAGCTTCGAGGAAAATAAGGGATTTGGTGAGAGCATCTTTGTAGTTCAAATCTGCATTAACAGCTCCAAGAAATATAATTGCTTGAAAGAAAAGTATCCAAGCCAGAAGAATAATGGGGGTTGTAGAAAGCTTGTTCTTCATAGCTCCCATGACCAAAAGTACTTTGAAAAAGAGGAGAGAGGCAAGGTAATTTGGAAGGAAGGAATGGAGGAGGAGGTGaataaaaagggaagaaatTAATTGGAATTATAATTAGGAAagcattttttatttcttttttgtggTTAAAAGGGTGGAATTGAAATTAGAAGGTTATTGTTGAAGATTAAAAATGGAGAGTTATATTGGGATTAGGTTGTGAGAGGCGTGAGAATAAAGGAGAAGTTTAGTTGGTTGGAAAGGGGACAACATGGGACGTTCAGTTTATAAGGTTATTTTCGGAGAAGACGATGTGGGGATTGGAGTAAACTTTGCCCGCACC
This genomic window from Benincasa hispida cultivar B227 chromosome 4, ASM972705v1, whole genome shotgun sequence contains:
- the LOC120076515 gene encoding endoglucanase 16, giving the protein MGAMKNKLSTTPIILLAWILFFQAIIFLGAVNADLNYKDALTKSLIFLEAQRSGKLPPNHRPAWRGDSALDDGKLANVDLVGGYYDAGDNVKYGLPMAFTVTTLAWAALTYPAELEAAGEMENTKAAIQWGTDYFLKAASRRNRLYVEVGDPVKDHECWVRPENMRTPRTVLQIDSNTPGTEIAAETSAAMASSSMVFRSCNRTYARRLLNKAKLLFQFAKNHKGTYDGECPFYCSYSGFNDELLWAATWLYIATRKPVYLKYIQEESISASVAEFSWDLKYAGAQILLSKFYFEGEKELQMYKNQADSYICSNLPNSPYHQIYISPGGMVHMRDGANTQYVTGTAFLFSAYSDLLATYKQTVQCATVQFDSTQLMAFAKKQMDYVLGINPLGRSYMVGFGNNPPTQAHHRGASVPVLAPDVVVSCPMSFVDWFNKNTPNPNELTGAILGGPDRTDNFVDKRWDSPMTEPVTYTNSLAVGVLAKLAAHKF